The genomic segment ATTTCCACTTAACTCTCCAAGACTGAAAacgcacacgcgcacgcacgcacacacacacacacacacacacacacacacacacacacacacacagagtctcctAAGTACAGCGCAGTAGAGGAGAATGAACGTGACAGAGCAGACGCATGAGGAGCATTCACTTCAAGTTTCGCCTCCACCGATGTCTGCGTTTTCACCCACTTTGAAGGTTTTGTTTGCACAATGGACGAGCAGGTTCATGCAGGTCGTCCAGTTTTGTGACAAGTCCGAACCAGTTTACATATCCTACATATCTATAAACAGCCTCATCAAGCGCATTGGCAGCTTTTATCATTGAAAATACATGTGCGTCTGTGGCGATATACCTTAAATGTGGCCATGTATGATGTGTTGAGAAACTCGCGTGCGGCACAAATATGCACAGTAGGTAATAACGTCATAGCGTTTAACAAGAAGACCAAATGAAGTGGGACACATCCTCTGGCTACCTTTGAGCTAACTCCACTGAAAATCAGAGCAGAGAGTGTGCTAATGACAGAGCAAGGTGGCAAAggacttgcccccccccctcagctaCATGTTGGTCTTCATCCCCTGTGGTGAAttaagaaaggaaggaaaatattGTTTGATGATCAGTAAACTGTTAACCATGTATACATGCCCCTGTGTCTTGCCTGCCGTGGCAGTTACACCAATTTAAAAATCAATCCGCAGACATCTTGGCACCCCGTCCTGCAAGCTTCTCACTAGATTTGCATTAATGTCGACTCCGTGTTTTCGATCCCCAGACAATCAGGAAGGCAGCGACTGGCGTGACGAAGACGACAAACTGCCTGGCCACGAGAACCTGACGGAAAAAGACATTGAGCTGTTCAGACACATCCAGGAGCTGGCACTACAggtacacagacagagagacaacatattaaatgtctttttaaatgtggttAATGAACAGAAATGGGTAATGGGACAATGGGAAGGGGGCGGGGGCGCAGAGATGGGTCAAATTGTAGAGTGAGACAGCATCAGACGAGAGTGTTGCGAGTGTGTGACTGAGGCTGCCTGGCCGCAGTCATCTGACGTGGTTATTGTGTAGACCCCCGACGTGCGGCGGGGGAGCTGGATTTCAATGGTGATGAGAATGCGGTCAGAAAGCAGCAGAGTCAACAACACTCAGGTTGTAAAAGATGAGGTCACTGGCTCAGACGAGGTCTGTAGGAGGTTTGTGGGTGGAGAAGTCAACGAGCTGTGAGAGGCCATTGTGTTTCAGCAAGGAGAGAAATGAATTTGCCACGGAACAGCTGCCAGATTCAGCATGTATATTAAAACCATCCATTACCATAGATGCAGGGCACatggagagaaacaggaggGTGAGTGTAGGAACCAGTGCGGCTCAAAGGTTTGGGTTTTAAATGACCAGTAGATGCAAATAACACGGTGTAACTGAAGGAGAACCGCTCCACTACAAGGTAATTAAAGTGCTGTCACTGGAAATCTGCACGACTTTTACATTCTGCTTGTGATTGATGGCAAACCCCACCTCCGTGTTTGAAAGGGCAGGGCTGTGGTCAGTGTGACCATACCCTGGGAGGACATCAGAGCTGAGCGCACGAAGCCTCTGCCATGTTTCAGTTAGGCACATAAAGTTAGTGTTGGTGTCAAGGAACGCGGCATGTTTGATGGAGGAAATGTAAATCAGCCACATTAATTAGCCCTTTTCATGCAGTGGATTGACCAGAGAGAGGGTGTTTGGCCGGCGTCATGGGAGTCATATAAAACACTATCCCAGATCCCGACTGGAATATTCACACCAGTGTTTGATGTAGGCAGAGCAGTAAGCGTTAACGATGTGTGAAAAGGGCCAATGTGATTATCCAGCCTGAGTACCAGTCAAGTACATAGTCGATAAATAGTTTTAGCTGTAATCTTTCTCTGGGTTCCACTGGTTTGCCTGTACTGGTGTGTTTTTGGGAGCGTTTATGGACACCTAGTGTTCTACAACATCACGCTACAGTGTGAGATCCTAGGCCAGCAGTCCCTGGTGTGTAATCTGCCTGCCCTATGACCTGCTAATCGCTCCAGTAGTAAACCTGGACTTGACCTTctgtgtgtcccccccccccccccccccccccttcatcttTGTCGCTCACCCAAACAGAAAGTCGGGGTGACGGGTCCGCCAGACCCTCAGATGCGCTGTCCATCAGTCATCGAATTTGGCAAGTTTGAAATCCAGACGTGGTATTCGTCGCCCTACCCCCAGGAGTACAGCAGGTAAGCCACCGCGCCTTAATCAAGCACAACAGCATAATGCACTTAGCTCGCAGTCCTGCTCGTAGGCACAGGAATTACCACCAACGTAATGGAGCTCAATTACAAGGTTGTTTACAGTACCACCTACTTTGGCAGGTGACCAGCCAGAGCCAGGGAGGTCATTTGATTCTGATTTTTCCTGAGGGTGtaatcgtttttttttaattcctgcCCTGTTATTCTTGCCAAATCTGCTTTCATTAGGtatttaaaaatttaaaaaaaaggacaaagaatATTGGCATAGAATAAAAGCTTACTGACCACttcagagcaaaaaaaaaaaaaaaatatatatatatatatatatatatatatatatatatatatctataaacCCTCAGTATGTTGTTCAAATCCTGTTCCACGTACGTCTCAGGCGTAGCTTCTTTCAAAGCAAGAGCTGGGAAAATTTAGCAATGAAGTTATTTTTCagtattgattaatctgccaattattttctcaatcaatctgtaaaatgtcaataaatgcccatcacaattttccGCAGCCCAAGTTGATACtttcatattgcttgttttgtccggccaaaagtccaaaaccaaaagatattgaATTAAGTATCAGAGAATAATCAATGAATGGACGATTCATTTCAGCTCCAGCGATGCCTTGTTATAACCATTCctcccttttccttctttcattgtgctccccttcctcttccctctccagACTACCCAAGCTCTACTTGTGTGAGTTCTGCCTGCGCTACATGAAGAGTCGCAGCATCCTCTACCAGCACATGAAGAAGTGCAGCTGGTTCCACCCCCCTGCCAACGAGATCTACAGGAAGGACGAGGTCTCTGTGTTTGAGGTGAGGAACTGTTCAGAAGGTCAATGAAACCGGAAGAAAGATGGCGTAATGTGAGGGAGTGATGGTGGATGACGCTgtaatagagagagagagagagagactcatttttatttaagaCCGTGGGAGTATCAGCGCGGTTAGAGATGAATTATACGCACCAATACTTTCCCGGTAACTTTaggaatatacagtatgttgatcAGTCGAATTCCCAGTGGTGATTAATTGACATCCCTGCCTGCCATAGTGGAATatccttttgtttatttcatcagGGAAAGTCGCTGTTATTTTTAGAAGAATTCATAATTACCACTTAACAGTTACGCTGGTCTTGTGGGTATCGTAGCGCGGCGCTAGATTAATATAGTGGATATAGTTGTCTGCAGTCTATGGCCACTGCAGCTCCTGTTTCCCCGCTCTGCAGTCCATCCTCGCTcaaggaggagagcagagataACTGGCGAGCTGCCAGCCTGaacctccctccttctctttctctttacagctctttgtttctcttctccACCCCTCTCTATCTGTCAGGGGTCTCCAGAGACGCTGCTGAGATCATTGCCCGACACTAACTTGGACTCCATTCACCTTCACTTTGTTCCACAGCTCTCTTAACAGCAGCTTAAAGATGTACTTCTGGACTGTAGTGTTCCTGGGACTGAACAGAAGGCTTTCTGTCACTGCGttgcactgatgtgtttttctcgCTAATCCCACAACAGGTTGACGGGAATGTGAGCACAATCTACTGTCAGAACCTGTGTCTGCTGGCCAAGCTGTTCCTGGACCACAAGACCCTCTATTATGATGTGGAGCCCTTCCTTTTCTACGTCCTGACCCAGAACGACAGCAAAGGTTGCCACCTCGTCGGCTACTTCTCCAAGGTATGGCCATGACTGCCTCCAACGTCATCCCTGCGCCGGATTCCACCCGATCTCAGCAGAGTTACATTCACCACCGTGCCTCCTTCATTTTCAAGGGACCCAAAACTCTGTAAATTGCAGTCACCCTGCACAAACCTACTGAAACAACTACATCAACcaacatggagagaaaaaaaatatattcaaattaaatgaaaatgaaatgcactggcgtccccccccccccccacgctgGTGCATTCCTACAAACATACAATTGCTCATGTTGTGTCCCAGATAAACACTGGGTGCTGTGAGCTCCGTTGCCCCTCTGTGGAGTTTGCAGTCGCAGGTGCTCCCATTAACATGCCTCCTCGCTGCCAAAACACAGCAGTTAGTGAGCGGACGCAGCACCATCAACACCCTGCTCTACGCCCACACAGGCCTGCTCTGTGATGTAGTTTCCATGATTTGTTTTCTAATGGTGGaatgtgtctgtctttccccTCTTCCCCAGGAGAAGCACTGTCAACAGAAATACAACGTATCATGCATCATGATTCTTCCACAGTACCAGCGCAAGGGCTACGGACGCTTTCTCATCGACTTCAGTAAGGGCTTCAGCCttaaactgaacacacacacaacactgataaCTGCTGATACTCCTTTTGATACACAAACGTAATACattcaaaaatagaaaaatactgTGGTGTACATCTTTTGTGGCTCACGGTGTCTGTGTCCTTggtttcttcctccctccctgcaggcTACTTATTGTCCAAGCGCGAGGGCCAGCCAGGATCTCCAGAGAAGCCTCTGTCGGACCTGGGTCGGCTGTCCTACATGGCGTACTGGCGCAGTGTGGTGCTGGAGTGTCTCCACGAGGTCCGCGACCGGCAGATCACCATACGACAACTTAGCAAACTGACCGGGATCTGCCCGCAGGACATCACCACCACCCTGCACAGCCTCAACATGCTGGAGCAGCGAGGAGACAGGTCAGAGGAAGGACCGGCACACACTCTATCACTACTATTTTTTAATGGGACAAGGAAGCACCGCAGTGGTTCACACCGTAGTCCCACGTAGTTGGACTCCAGATGTCATAGTGTTACGGGTACATTGTGATGTGAACACCATTGAGCTGTACTCGTTTTCATTATCATACTGTATAACTTACTATAGTGCAgtgagagatggaaggagaatCTGGTTGCCAGACAGTACTCGGCCACAAAGCATTAAAGGCTCTTGTAAAGCTTAACCCAAACAAAGCGAAATATGGCCAGTAGCCAGGCAACACCTTGCATGTAAACAAAGCCAGCCTTTAAAGTAGACTTTAGTAGGATCATTGCTCACATAGCCCCTATAATAATATGTGGATGCAgcctgatgtgttttaaatttCACTGACCTTCAGTGTAGGTTATGTGTCCTGCTGTTGCCTTCATTAATTGACACATCAGTTATTCTTGTTAAGCTTTTTGGGTCACAATGATGTGAACAAAGACATAAATCGGTggccaaaaaaacccaaacctaCATAGTTATGTGCATGCACACGAGTAAAccatacacatgtgcacacagctCTTCACATGGGTGAGCTATAATGCTCCTGTTGGTCTGTGCTGTGGTTTCAGCAGGCTGGTCCTGGTGCGAAGGGAGAAGCTGGTGGTTAGCCACATGACTCGTCTCAAGGCCCGGCCACGGCAGCTGGAGGTCGACCCCGAGTGTCTCCGCTGGACTCCAGTCATCGTAACCAACACTGTGGTCTCTGATGCCGATGGAGATGAggacgatgaggaggaggatgaagagccAGAGGAAGATAACCGCAAGGAGGTAAATACGTTGAAGTTGTGTCCAGTGGAGATAGTAGATTGAGCTCTCCGACGTTGCTGCACATTGttgtttattgattattgattttattttactttatctGTAAATAGATCAAACCAAGTCACAAAGTCCCACCAATGTCCTGGCACATGCGCCAAGGTAAGAAgagggacgaggaggaggaggaggaagaagaggaaagaaagggctTCCTGGGGTTTCCCATTAGCCAGAGCTCTCCAACTTCCACTCCCATTCGCTGTCCACTCCCAGTCCCAGAACCACCACGACCCACTCCCCCAACAAATGGAGAACGTAGGCCACGGGGACGCCCACCCAAAAACTGGCCTTGGGGCAAGGTGAAAGACAGCGCACGGGTGGGACGGCCACCTAAGATCCGCCCAGTGGAGGACGAGGACGATGAAGacgaggagagagcagagggaggaaaaaccACAAGCTCTGCCTGCggccccccctcccttttctccctggACAGACAAGCAGAGTCCACAGCCTTTCACTCACTGGACATGGCCAGGCACCCCTCCATAACCCCCACAAGAAGAGGGCGGCCCCCAAGGAAAAAGAGAGGCCCTAAGCCCAGACTGATGGAAGGGCCCGGGGAGTGCCTGGCACAGCTTCCTGTGGTTTCCAGGTTAAATGAGTCTCCGCCTGTCAGGAAGAGCTGCTTCAGTGAAagcagtgaagaggaggaggatgacgacgatgacgaagatgatgaagagaggagggcaTGCTCCCCGCCCATCCTCACCAAGCCTGCCATGGGGCTCAAATGCAAGGTAAGAAACAAATTTCAGTGTTCAGATTTACTGATATTGAAATCTCAGAAGTTTGATTCATTGTCCATCAGACAGTCATTTCCAGAGCacaaaaaatctaaatgtattacCACACAGTTGTATTTAGAACTGGATTCATGTCTATGTCATGAGTCTCTTTAAGGGCACACCTAATTCCCCGTCCTGTTTCTACCTAGAAGCCACTGAGGAAGCGTCGCTTTCGCCAGCGCAGCCACCCTCACAGCAGCGTTGTGACGGAGACCATTTCTGAGACCACAGAGGTGTTGGATGAGCCCTTTGTCGATTCAGACTCCGAGAGGCCTATGcccaggctggaggaggagacgcCCCTGGGCCACCCACTGCACCGCTACCCCCCAGCGCGCTCTGCTCTGAGGTTGTCAGACCCAGCACCCAAAAGGGGCCGGCACTCCAACTTCACGGATTCAGAGGAAGACGGTGAGCAGAATCCCAAATTGGCAGGATTTAGTAATTATTGCTTTGTGTATACTCGGGTATGTGTGCAGCCTAATCTGACACTGGCTTATCTTCTTGCCTCCTTTCAGAGCTAACACCTGTGCTGAAGCCTGTGGCTGCCCTGCCAGTAACTCCATCAGAGACCCTATCGGCCAACCCGGAGGTCCcagtcaagaagaagaaaggctgGCCCAAGGGAAAGAGCCGCAAACCACTACACTGGAAGAAACGGGGACCTGGAAAACCGCCTGGTGGTGGGCCCAACCAACGAGCAACCACAGACAGCCAGGCCCAAAGTGGGGATCCTCCACCCCCCAAAATCAAGATGAAGCCTGGACGCAAGCCCCGGAGCTGGTACCTGCAGCGGGcccaggaggaggcagagaggcaggagcAGGAAAGACAAAGGctgttggagcagcagctggacaAAGATCCTCAGCTGCTCCAGACAGATGACCGCAACAGCAAGCGAGTCTGCAGAACCAACACTGACAGAGACGGCAAACAGAAAGACTCTGATGAAGAAGATGACTATCTCCCTAAGCCTGTTGAGCAGAAGGTGCCCAAGAGGCGAGGGAGGCCGCCGAAGAACCGCGCCCTCCGCCAGCCACCACAGCCTGCCCCCAAACCACCTCCCACCTctgagccagaggaggaagaggacgaggaggcgGAGACTGAGAGAGCGTGGGAGGAAGACAAACCCAGCCGTCCACCGTCCCGTCCCCTGCTgtccccttcttcctcctcttccacctcaGGGCCCCGGGCCCCACAGTCCCGGCCTCAGGATACAGATATGGGTGAGAGGGAAGAAGACGATGAcgatgaggagagggaggaagaggaatgtGGCAGCATGGGCAGCGGTGGCGGTAGTATCAACAGGCGAGCAGTAGTCACACCAGGTTCAGGAAGCAGGCGCAGTGAAGACCATGATGCAGATGATGAAGGTGACGGTCACTTAGAGGACAAGAGCAACAACAGCagtaagaagagaaaaagtcaggactctgaagatgaagatgatgatgaagacgaggaggaggagcctgCCTCTCGTGCAAGCTCTCCACCGGTCAAAGAAGAACCCCAAGGTGGAGAGGCTTTTTTAGACATGGAGAACAGCGTGGCCCGGGACTATGTAagcaaacaggaggaggaagaagaggaggaggaggaggctgaggaggaggtgcaggaggcCAAGTGTCGGCCCTCCTCGGCCGACccgcagcaggaggagaggcggcgcagagagcaggaggagtcTGCTGCGGCAGCTGCGGCAGTGGAAACGGTTACGGCCATGTCTGTTCCCTCTGAGCCCATGGAGCTCCAGCCTCTGCACCCAGACGACAAGGACGTCACGCTGTTGATGGAACCCcagcacacacatccacactccCACCCTCACCAGCACTCTGACTTCAAAGAGGAGCTGGGCCACCATCACCCACACCACCCCCATCACCACTCCAATGAGCTGGACCTGGAGACTATGCAGGCCGTCCAGTCCCTGACACAGGGGGAAGCCCAGGATGAAGAAACTGAACCCCAGCCACACCACGGGGCCTACCAGGACTGCGAGGAGACCCTAGCCGCCTGCCGGACCCTGCAGAGCTATAGCCACACAGgggaggcagaagaggaggCCTTGGCCTTAGTGGAGGAGTGTGGGGCCTCCCAACACAGCAGCCCCCTCCCTAATCCCCCAGTGCCGCCCCTGCCCAGTCAGTCTGTGCGCTCGGTGAACAGTCCAGGGTTGCCCTCGGGCATAATGGACACAACACCAGCAGGGCAGAGGGGAGGGACGCCTGGCCCCACTGGAGCAGggagcagtggtggtggtgctggaggcGGGTACACCCAGATCACACCAGAGCATCCCAGTTCACTGTCCGCCCCCTCCCAGCAGAACATGGAGACGTCGCCAATGATGGATGTGCCGTCTGTGTCCGACCACTCGCAGCAAGTGGTGGACAGCGGCTTCAGTGACCTCGGCAGCATAGAGAGCACTACAGAGAACTACGACAACCCCAGCAGCTATGACTCCACCATGGGCGGAGGGGGCAACGGAACAGGGAATGGGGGGAACGGAGGTGGAATGTCAGCTGCTGTAGTTGCAGGAGCTTCCACAGCTTCCTCGTCGTCGGCCTCTTCTTCAAGCTCGGCCACCCCGTCCTCCTCCCAGTCTAACAGCTGCTCCTTTGTGCCAGCCCCCAGCCTCACATCTTCCACAGGAACTGGAGGATCCCAACTAGCGATGGGCAGCTGTAGCCTCATCCAGCAAACAGGACCTGGGCCCAACAGCGGACCAGGTGCCAGCAATGTAGGCAGTGCTGTGCCCcagcccccaccacccccaccgcCATCCAACACCCCCAGCTGTGGCATTAAGTCTCCGCAGAGCTGTGGCGTGATCGAGAGGCCTCCCAGCAccaaccagcaacaacaacaacagcagcagcagcaatctCAAAAAAAGgttcctcagcagcagcaacaagccCCCAACCCTCAGCCTCCACCGTcagccccacctccaccaccacagcagcaacaacagcaggccCTGTCCCAGTGTAGCATGGGCAATGGCTTCGCCTCCACACCCATGATCATGGAGATCCCTGAGAGCGGAGGCGGAGGCGGGGGCCGCACCCTGTATGAGCGCATGGGTCAGGACTTTGGCACAGGGGGCTACCCCCAGCCCTCAGCAACCTTCAGCCTGGCCAAACTCCAGCAGCTCACCAACACCATCATGGACCCCCATGCCATGCCCTACTCTCATTCGGCCTCTGTCACCTCCTACGCCaccagtgtttctctctccaacccCGGGCTGGCCCCGTCACCCCACACTCCCCTCCCTCAGGGCCAGCCCACTATGACCCCACCTCCTAACCTTAGCTCTGGCTCCATGAACCTGGGCTCCCTGCAGCTGCAATGCAACATGCCCACCACCAACATCGGCCTGGGACCCCCGCCACACACGCAGCGGCTACAGGGCCAGATGGCTACAGTCAAAGGCCACATTTCCATCCGGTCCAAAGCCACTCAGCAACTGGCCCCGGCcccacatcagcagcagctctatGGCCGCAGCTCAGGGGCCGTGGCCATGCAGGGCACGCCGCGCACTTTGGCCGTGCAGCGCGGTATGATGCCAAACCTCATGCCCACACCGGCGCCGTACAATTCCATGAACATGACGCCACTCAATGCCATGTCAGCCGGCTACCGAATGCCCCAACCCATGATGAACAGTGGTTATCACGGCAATCCCCCTTACATGAATCAGCCAGCTCAGTACCCCATGCAGATGCAGATGGGCATGATGGGAGGGCAGGGTTATCCGCAGCAGCCTATGCAGCCcaatcaccatggcaacatgaTGTACACTGGCCCCTCCCATCACAGCTATGCTGGCGTCCCAAAACAGTCACCGTACATGAGCAGATGAGCAGCTAAGAACTGAAAAAGGAGACATGGGGCCAGAGCGGATACTCGTTGTACTCTAAATGTCCATTACTCCTGTTCACCCTCTCCAAGTGTCACGGCAGACACCAGGGAGTGTAGGtggctggagacagagagggtctTTGGGTTTCCTGTTTTTCTACGTTGTCAAtttgtcccttttttgtttttttatctgggCTCgtttcccctcccctcccagcTGGCCGTGTATGGGAGCATGTCGGTAGGATACCGGGTTGCGGCGTGTACATGGACCTCAGCCG from the Enoplosus armatus isolate fEnoArm2 chromosome 4, fEnoArm2.hap1, whole genome shotgun sequence genome contains:
- the kat6a gene encoding histone acetyltransferase KAT6A; the protein is MVKLANPMYTQWILEAIKKVKKQKQRPSEERICNAVSMSHGLDRKTVLEQLELSVKDGTILKVTNKGLNSYKDPDNPGRLALPKPKGSGSSGGGGGGGGGGGSGGGSSSGSGSSHSHSHSGKKPGLDWNKLIKRALEGLHEPGGSSLKNIERFLKCQADVAAYLSGSGSMGPGLFHQQLRVALKRAVAHGRVTKQGPLFQLISRTSSLDDGTGTVSLESLPPVRLLPHEKDKPVAEPIPICSFCLGTKEQNRDKRPEELISCADCGNSGHPSCLKFSPELTARVKALWWQCIECKTCSSCQDQGKNADNMLFCDSCDRGFHMECCDPPLTRMPKGMWICQICQPRKKGKKLLHEKAAQIKRRYNAPLGRPKNRPGRPFKKLGGRGRRKRSASANSSSSSSCEGYPGDDRLLFSLRDDDDLSQSSLRFNNKTKGLIDALTKFFTPSPEGRKARQEVVDYSQQCRIRKKVSRKGEGDDRGDNQEGSDWRDEDDKLPGHENLTEKDIELFRHIQELALQKVGVTGPPDPQMRCPSVIEFGKFEIQTWYSSPYPQEYSRLPKLYLCEFCLRYMKSRSILYQHMKKCSWFHPPANEIYRKDEVSVFEVDGNVSTIYCQNLCLLAKLFLDHKTLYYDVEPFLFYVLTQNDSKGCHLVGYFSKEKHCQQKYNVSCIMILPQYQRKGYGRFLIDFSYLLSKREGQPGSPEKPLSDLGRLSYMAYWRSVVLECLHEVRDRQITIRQLSKLTGICPQDITTTLHSLNMLEQRGDRLVLVRREKLVVSHMTRLKARPRQLEVDPECLRWTPVIVTNTVVSDADGDEDDEEEDEEPEEDNRKEIKPSHKVPPMSWHMRQGKKRDEEEEEEEEERKGFLGFPISQSSPTSTPIRCPLPVPEPPRPTPPTNGERRPRGRPPKNWPWGKVKDSARVGRPPKIRPVEDEDDEDEERAEGGKTTSSACGPPSLFSLDRQAESTAFHSLDMARHPSITPTRRGRPPRKKRGPKPRLMEGPGECLAQLPVVSRLNESPPVRKSCFSESSEEEEDDDDDEDDEERRACSPPILTKPAMGLKCKKPLRKRRFRQRSHPHSSVVTETISETTEVLDEPFVDSDSERPMPRLEEETPLGHPLHRYPPARSALRLSDPAPKRGRHSNFTDSEEDELTPVLKPVAALPVTPSETLSANPEVPVKKKKGWPKGKSRKPLHWKKRGPGKPPGGGPNQRATTDSQAQSGDPPPPKIKMKPGRKPRSWYLQRAQEEAERQEQERQRLLEQQLDKDPQLLQTDDRNSKRVCRTNTDRDGKQKDSDEEDDYLPKPVEQKVPKRRGRPPKNRALRQPPQPAPKPPPTSEPEEEEDEEAETERAWEEDKPSRPPSRPLLSPSSSSSTSGPRAPQSRPQDTDMGEREEDDDDEEREEEECGSMGSGGGSINRRAVVTPGSGSRRSEDHDADDEGDGHLEDKSNNSSKKRKSQDSEDEDDDEDEEEEPASRASSPPVKEEPQGGEAFLDMENSVARDYVSKQEEEEEEEEEAEEEVQEAKCRPSSADPQQEERRRREQEESAAAAAAVETVTAMSVPSEPMELQPLHPDDKDVTLLMEPQHTHPHSHPHQHSDFKEELGHHHPHHPHHHSNELDLETMQAVQSLTQGEAQDEETEPQPHHGAYQDCEETLAACRTLQSYSHTGEAEEEALALVEECGASQHSSPLPNPPVPPLPSQSVRSVNSPGLPSGIMDTTPAGQRGGTPGPTGAGSSGGGAGGGYTQITPEHPSSLSAPSQQNMETSPMMDVPSVSDHSQQVVDSGFSDLGSIESTTENYDNPSSYDSTMGGGGNGTGNGGNGGGMSAAVVAGASTASSSSASSSSSATPSSSQSNSCSFVPAPSLTSSTGTGGSQLAMGSCSLIQQTGPGPNSGPGASNVGSAVPQPPPPPPPSNTPSCGIKSPQSCGVIERPPSTNQQQQQQQQQQSQKKVPQQQQQAPNPQPPPSAPPPPPQQQQQQALSQCSMGNGFASTPMIMEIPESGGGGGGRTLYERMGQDFGTGGYPQPSATFSLAKLQQLTNTIMDPHAMPYSHSASVTSYATSVSLSNPGLAPSPHTPLPQGQPTMTPPPNLSSGSMNLGSLQLQCNMPTTNIGLGPPPHTQRLQGQMATVKGHISIRSKATQQLAPAPHQQQLYGRSSGAVAMQGTPRTLAVQRGMMPNLMPTPAPYNSMNMTPLNAMSAGYRMPQPMMNSGYHGNPPYMNQPAQYPMQMQMGMMGGQGYPQQPMQPNHHGNMMYTGPSHHSYAGVPKQSPYMSR